The following are encoded together in the Campylobacter devanensis genome:
- a CDS encoding ABC transporter ATP-binding protein, translated as MIEIKNLRKSFGDICVLDDINLKINNGEFCVLLGSSGSGKSTILKILSSLESFDSGEIKFDNESFKSQIPNSKERQIIMQHYCLMPWLTALDNIKFALKCSGLKNKKLIDDIAKKYLSLVGLKDKMNLYPNSLSGGQCQRVAIARALALDPKVLFLDEPFSALDPVVRANLQTELKELTKNKQVIFVTHDIDEAILLGDKIVILHAGKIIKELQNPKFTPNTPKYFELKSVIYKLINGEIENIEYMI; from the coding sequence ATGATAGAAATTAAAAATCTTAGAAAATCATTTGGCGATATTTGCGTTTTAGATGATATAAATTTAAAGATTAATAATGGTGAGTTTTGCGTACTTTTAGGCTCTAGCGGAAGCGGCAAAAGCACAATATTAAAAATTTTAAGCTCTCTTGAAAGCTTTGATAGTGGTGAGATTAAATTTGATAACGAGAGCTTTAAATCTCAAATTCCAAACTCCAAAGAGCGTCAGATAATAATGCAACACTACTGCTTAATGCCATGGCTTACTGCGCTTGATAATATCAAATTTGCTCTAAAGTGTTCTGGCTTAAAGAATAAAAAACTAATAGATGACATAGCTAAAAAATATCTAAGCCTAGTAGGGTTAAAAGATAAAATGAATTTATATCCAAATAGCCTAAGTGGCGGCCAATGCCAAAGAGTTGCGATTGCTAGAGCTTTAGCTCTTGATCCAAAGGTGCTATTTTTAGATGAGCCTTTTAGTGCTTTAGATCCAGTTGTTAGAGCAAATTTACAAACCGAGCTTAAAGAATTAACTAAAAATAAGCAAGTGATATTTGTAACTCACGATATTGATGAGGCTATACTTTTAGGTGATAAAATTGTGATTTTACATGCTGGAAAGATAATTAAAGAGCTACAAAATCCTAAATTTACTCCAAATACTCCAAAATATTTTGAGCTAAAATCTGTAATATATAAGCTAATTAATGGCGAAATAGAAAATATAGAATATATGATTTAA
- a CDS encoding flagellin yields MKINDYSNSMQNYYLNNAQNSANKALDNILANRAISGSDSANMVIANTLLSNANAISQGVNNANDAIGVLQIADGALQNLTNSADRLNELSIRSNSLAMDSNSRAAIAKEAQALKTSMQDTLNSTSFNGQNIFGSTMNFQTGSSATTISLNSPNISSIDISSQDSIAAFKDSVNAMRADIGSTQQGLLSNINSSITASNSAKASESQLQNNDVVKNLSDLNRSNLQLNSTTLAAAHNMTLLAQQVSTLLR; encoded by the coding sequence ATGAAGATAAATGACTATTCAAATAGTATGCAAAATTACTATTTAAACAATGCTCAAAATAGTGCTAATAAAGCCCTGGATAATATCTTAGCAAATCGTGCTATTAGCGGTAGTGATAGTGCTAATATGGTTATCGCTAATACACTTTTAAGCAATGCTAATGCCATCTCTCAAGGCGTTAACAATGCAAATGACGCAATTGGTGTTTTACAAATTGCTGATGGAGCATTACAAAATTTAACAAATAGTGCTGATAGATTAAATGAACTATCAATTCGTTCAAATAGTCTAGCTATGGATAGTAACTCAAGAGCTGCTATTGCAAAAGAGGCTCAAGCGCTTAAGACATCTATGCAAGATACGCTAAATTCAACTAGCTTTAATGGTCAAAATATATTTGGTTCGACTATGAACTTTCAAACTGGTAGTTCTGCAACTACAATATCGCTAAATAGTCCAAATATTAGCTCAATTGATATTAGCTCTCAAGATAGCATAGCTGCTTTTAAGGATAGCGTTAATGCTATGAGAGCTGATATCGGTAGCACTCAGCAAGGGCTTTTAAGCAATATCAACTCTTCTATCACAGCATCAAATTCAGCCAAAGCTAGTGAATCACAGCTACAAAATAACGATGTAGTAAAAAATTTAAGCGATCTAAATAGATCAAATTTACAGCTCAATAGCACGACTTTGGCGGCTGCTCACAATATGACTTTACTAGCTCAACAAGTATCAACACTTCTAAGATAG
- a CDS encoding ATP-grasp domain-containing protein: MDKIPVALLIGASSESLIAIAYAKKLGLRVVAFDINPTAPGLKEADISYNEDISNPNKIIAILERDGLIPAIILPVPIGRCLNTIGALNDYYNLNGFSYKMADICTDKLKFATALADNGGLGSLRDIKFDIFDPNSNHNKLKFPLIIKPRFGSGSKDTIVISNLDELKNITQNIKFTKMNFLIEEFIDGLEYGIDAAIINGEFHHILLRQKLLTPLPYRQAIGYISIDEIPFISSYIQKVITKLNIDNCLLHADIITKDNRAFIIELSTRPSGHYLSKFIEITTGINPTKEWINKSLNLPYNFKPKFRKNTIIRYFDFEGDWIAADFDLLKDSLGIIDYRCEINSTLPKVIDGSTIMDRGYAIIQTNSKEQSLINTQKLISNFKRKIDG; encoded by the coding sequence GTGGATAAAATCCCTGTGGCTTTGCTTATTGGTGCTAGTAGTGAAAGCTTAATTGCTATAGCTTATGCTAAAAAACTTGGACTAAGAGTTGTTGCCTTTGATATTAATCCTACAGCTCCAGGACTTAAAGAAGCCGATATATCATATAACGAGGATATCTCAAATCCAAATAAAATAATAGCAATTTTAGAGCGTGATGGATTAATACCAGCAATAATTTTACCCGTACCAATTGGCAGATGTCTTAATACTATTGGTGCTTTAAATGACTATTATAATCTAAATGGTTTTAGTTATAAAATGGCAGATATTTGTACTGATAAGCTCAAATTTGCTACTGCTTTAGCAGATAATGGGGGATTAGGCTCTTTAAGAGATATAAAATTTGATATATTTGATCCAAATTCAAATCACAATAAGCTTAAATTTCCACTAATAATCAAGCCAAGATTTGGCAGTGGTAGCAAGGATACGATAGTTATATCTAATCTTGATGAGCTTAAAAATATCACTCAAAATATTAAATTTACTAAAATGAATTTTTTAATCGAAGAGTTTATAGATGGCTTAGAGTATGGGATTGACGCAGCTATTATTAATGGCGAATTTCATCATATTTTATTAAGACAAAAGCTATTAACCCCGCTCCCATATAGACAGGCTATAGGGTATATTAGCATAGATGAAATACCATTTATAAGTAGCTATATCCAAAAGGTTATAACCAAATTAAATATAGATAATTGTTTATTACACGCTGATATAATAACCAAAGATAATAGAGCATTTATCATAGAGCTATCTACTCGCCCAAGCGGGCATTATCTAAGTAAATTTATAGAGATTACAACTGGGATAAATCCTACAAAAGAGTGGATAAATAAGAGCCTAAATCTACCATATAACTTCAAGCCAAAATTTAGAAAAAATACAATAATACGCTATTTTGATTTTGAAGGCGACTGGATAGCGGCTGATTTTGACTTGCTTAAAGATAGCTTAGGGATTATAGATTATAGGTGCGAAATTAATTCAACACTACCAAAAGTTATAGATGGCTCTACCATAATGGATAGAGGCTATGCGATAATACAAACCAACTCAAAGGAGCAATCACTTATAAACACGCAAAAATTAATATCAAATTTTAAAAGGAAAATAGATGGATGA
- a CDS encoding class I SAM-dependent methyltransferase codes for MDEIIKAQEHSYKLWEQHISNSMLLYPNEYLTRYIYANRRDFNSILDFGCGDGRHLEMIARAGLEHIIGVDYNRSVLDIAQQRCQKYNIKCELYQNNQNSNLKDLIQRDNLDCVVCWGITLTNAYYAISDIFKQFAKILKPNGKVIANWRAQDDSLYGDGKEIAKDTFIIERDSHKGMLYYIPNLDDIKEIYKSANLEIISIDSERFTIDNGKIINSWHIIEAKKI; via the coding sequence ATGGATGAGATAATAAAAGCTCAAGAACACTCATATAAATTATGGGAGCAACATATATCTAACTCAATGCTACTATACCCAAATGAGTATTTGACTCGCTATATCTATGCTAATAGAAGGGATTTTAATAGTATATTGGATTTTGGCTGCGGTGATGGACGGCACTTAGAGATGATAGCTAGGGCTGGACTAGAGCATATAATTGGCGTAGATTATAACCGTTCAGTGCTAGATATAGCTCAGCAAAGATGTCAAAAATATAATATCAAATGCGAGTTATATCAAAATAATCAAAACTCAAATTTAAAAGATCTAATCCAAAGAGATAATTTAGATTGCGTGGTTTGCTGGGGGATAACCCTTACTAATGCCTATTACGCCATAAGCGATATTTTTAAGCAATTTGCTAAAATATTAAAGCCAAATGGCAAGGTGATAGCTAATTGGAGAGCGCAAGATGACTCACTATATGGCGATGGCAAAGAGATAGCTAAAGATACATTTATAATTGAGCGTGATAGCCATAAAGGAATGCTATATTATATCCCAAATTTAGATGATATAAAAGAGATTTATAAGAGTGCGAATTTAGAGATTATAAGCATAGATAGCGAGAGATTTACTATTGATAATGGCAAGATTATAAACTCATGGCATATCATAGAAGCCAAAAAAATTTAA
- a CDS encoding class I SAM-dependent methyltransferase, producing MKNSVNDYKEHFNFWEDLILSGDRIYPSEFVVRFAFKNKFKSVLDFGCANGRHLECFSKAGATRLIGIDLNQKPLDLAKSRLEPIINSRGATLELYSNKNRDINEILKDIRVDAILLWEIVYLYTPNIVLNLLNSLKSHLNPNGKMLINFISKDDSLKIDAKPLGENIYEITEPTHRGLIFTFYDLDMITELMKKAGLKIISIEKNHYWLDGGAIKHDYINIQATHDS from the coding sequence ATGAAAAATAGCGTAAATGATTATAAAGAGCATTTTAATTTTTGGGAGGATTTGATATTAAGCGGAGATAGAATTTATCCTAGTGAGTTTGTTGTGAGATTTGCTTTTAAGAATAAATTTAAAAGTGTGCTCGATTTTGGCTGTGCTAATGGTAGGCATTTAGAGTGTTTTAGCAAGGCTGGTGCTACTAGATTAATAGGCATTGACCTAAATCAAAAGCCACTTGATCTAGCCAAAAGTAGATTAGAGCCGATCATAAATAGCCGTGGCGCCACACTAGAGCTATATAGTAACAAAAATAGAGATATTAATGAAATTTTAAAAGATATTAGAGTTGATGCGATACTTCTTTGGGAGATAGTATATTTATATACACCAAATATAGTTTTAAATCTTTTAAACTCACTCAAATCTCATCTAAATCCAAATGGCAAAATGCTTATAAATTTCATCAGTAAAGATGATAGCCTAAAAATCGACGCAAAGCCTTTAGGCGAAAATATCTATGAGATTACAGAGCCAACTCATAGGGGGTTGATTTTTACATTTTATGATTTAGATATGATTACAGAGCTTATGAAAAAGGCTGGTTTAAAGATAATATCTATAGAAAAAAACCACTATTGGCTAGATGGTGGAGCTATCAAGCATGACTATATCAATATCCAAGCCACGCATGATAGCTAA
- the hisD gene encoding histidinol dehydrogenase, with protein MKILYSNQANFKDEFNSLVNRSNMDIQSVMPIVNGIINEIKTHGDEALKAQIAKFDKWEVKDNLAISTYEMKSAYEALDSELKNALEVAYKRIKSYHEKQVEKSWIDFEPSGALLGQKVTPVDRAGLYIPGGKAAYPSSLIMNAVPAIVAGVKDIVVCTPAVGGVVNSLLLGAMHLLGIKNAYKVGGASAIAAMAYGTKSIKKVDVITGPGNIFVATAKKMVYGDVNIDMIAGPSEIGVIADESANPTHIAIDLLSQAEHDEIASSFLITFSDEFATKVNSEIQRLLPNLKRYEIAKASIDNKAAIIVARDMDECVELMNELAVEHLEIACDNAYDYLPRIKHAGAIFLGHYTPEAIGDYLAGPNHTLPTGGSARFFSPLSVSNFIKKSSIISMNKRAIDELSKACMALADAEGLEAHKLSVEFRV; from the coding sequence ATGAAAATTTTATATAGCAATCAAGCAAATTTTAAAGATGAGTTTAACTCATTAGTCAATCGATCAAATATGGATATACAAAGCGTAATGCCAATTGTAAATGGTATTATAAATGAGATTAAAACCCATGGCGATGAGGCATTAAAAGCCCAAATAGCTAAGTTTGATAAGTGGGAAGTAAAAGATAATCTAGCTATAAGCACTTATGAGATGAAAAGCGCTTATGAAGCTTTAGATAGTGAGCTTAAAAACGCCTTAGAAGTAGCATATAAAAGGATAAAATCTTACCACGAAAAACAGGTAGAAAAGTCATGGATAGACTTTGAGCCTAGCGGTGCGCTCTTAGGTCAAAAGGTAACGCCCGTAGATAGAGCAGGGCTATATATCCCAGGTGGCAAAGCCGCATATCCTAGCTCATTGATTATGAATGCAGTCCCAGCTATAGTAGCAGGGGTGAAGGATATAGTGGTTTGTACTCCTGCTGTTGGTGGTGTGGTTAATTCTTTATTGCTTGGCGCTATGCATCTTTTAGGTATCAAAAACGCCTATAAAGTAGGTGGTGCTAGTGCTATAGCGGCTATGGCGTATGGGACTAAGAGCATTAAAAAAGTTGATGTAATCACTGGTCCTGGTAATATCTTTGTCGCAACGGCTAAAAAGATGGTTTATGGTGATGTAAATATAGATATGATAGCAGGCCCAAGCGAAATAGGTGTGATAGCTGATGAGAGTGCTAATCCTACTCATATAGCTATCGATCTATTAAGCCAAGCTGAGCACGATGAGATAGCTAGTAGCTTTTTAATTACTTTTAGTGATGAGTTTGCCACTAAGGTTAATAGCGAAATTCAAAGATTATTGCCAAATTTAAAAAGATATGAGATAGCCAAAGCAAGTATAGATAATAAAGCTGCTATAATCGTCGCTCGTGATATGGATGAGTGTGTGGAATTGATGAATGAGTTGGCTGTGGAGCATTTAGAGATAGCGTGTGATAATGCGTATGATTATCTACCACGCATCAAACACGCCGGGGCGATATTTTTAGGCCACTATACCCCTGAAGCAATAGGAGACTATCTAGCTGGGCCAAATCACACGCTACCAACAGGCGGTAGCGCTAGATTTTTCTCACCTTTAAGCGTGAGTAATTTCATCAAAAAAAGCTCTATAATCTCTATGAATAAAAGAGCAATTGATGAGCTTAGCAAGGCTTGTATGGCTCTAGCTGATGCTGAAGGGCTAGAGGCTCATAAGCTTTCTGTGGAGTTTAGGGTTTAA
- a CDS encoding YaaA family protein translates to MKILFSPSESKKPTPNPLKSALMAINCDRDEILNRYYEILNSKDERALIEIFGIKESKEIDKIANLSAQNLYHKAVLLYDGVAYDALDYPSLDEKSARYIDENLLIFSNLYGVLRAGDYVRFYKLKQGQMIGDIDSVKYYKTRLNTALDELLGGDEILDLRAGYYDKFYSIKSPYTTMKFLKNGRAISHFAKHYRGIILRCLALNGAKSFDELMEIKFPNLSLLNIIKTKLKIELIFEINGD, encoded by the coding sequence GTGAAAATACTATTTTCGCCAAGTGAGAGCAAAAAGCCAACGCCAAATCCGCTTAAATCGGCTTTGATGGCTATAAATTGTGATAGAGATGAAATTTTAAATAGATATTATGAAATTTTAAATAGCAAAGATGAGAGAGCTTTAATCGAGATTTTTGGGATTAAAGAGTCTAAAGAGATTGATAAAATAGCTAATTTATCAGCCCAAAATCTCTATCATAAGGCTGTGCTTTTGTATGATGGCGTGGCGTATGATGCTTTGGATTATCCAAGTTTAGATGAAAAATCAGCTAGATATATTGATGAGAATTTATTGATATTTTCTAATCTTTATGGGGTGTTAAGGGCTGGGGATTATGTTAGATTTTATAAGCTTAAGCAAGGTCAAATGATAGGCGATATAGATAGTGTAAAGTATTATAAAACTAGACTTAATACCGCTTTAGATGAGTTATTGGGTGGTGATGAGATATTGGATCTTAGGGCTGGATATTATGATAAGTTCTACTCTATTAAATCCCCATATACAACTATGAAATTCCTAAAAAATGGTAGAGCTATCAGCCACTTTGCTAAGCATTATCGGGGGATTATTTTGCGCTGTTTGGCGTTAAATGGGGCTAAGAGTTTTGATGAGTTGATGGAGATTAAATTTCCAAATTTAAGTTTATTAAATATTATAAAGACAAAATTAAAAATTGAGTTAATTTTTGAAATTAATGGTGATTAA
- a CDS encoding HIT family protein, whose translation MIDEFAPWRAEYFSRPKDCECVFCKIANENRDSENFMLFRAKNCFGLMNRYPYTLGEFMVIPYEHIDNIESLDTQIWLEMSQIVQIGVDVLKRVLNANGVNIGMNLGAAAGAGIAEHIHYHLVPRWQRDTNFITTIGYTRVHGVPFMEQFKSLKDEFQRLSCENTIFAK comes from the coding sequence ATGATAGATGAGTTTGCGCCGTGGAGAGCGGAGTATTTTTCTAGGCCAAAGGATTGCGAATGTGTCTTTTGTAAGATTGCTAATGAGAATAGAGATAGTGAGAATTTTATGCTATTTAGAGCTAAAAATTGCTTTGGTTTGATGAATAGATATCCATATACCTTGGGCGAATTTATGGTAATTCCATATGAGCATATAGATAATATTGAGAGTTTAGATACTCAAATTTGGTTAGAGATGAGTCAAATAGTCCAAATCGGTGTAGATGTGCTAAAGAGAGTTTTAAATGCTAATGGAGTCAATATCGGTATGAATTTAGGCGCAGCAGCTGGTGCTGGGATAGCTGAGCATATACACTATCATCTTGTCCCAAGATGGCAAAGAGATACAAATTTCATTACAACTATAGGATATACTAGAGTTCATGGAGTTCCGTTTATGGAGCAATTTAAGAGCTTAAAAGATGAATTTCAAAGGCTAAGTTGTGAAAATACTATTTTCGCCAAGTGA
- the trpC gene encoding indole-3-glycerol phosphate synthase TrpC, with product MILNKIIDRTKFDLEKQKQKLPFNILQKALSHSRSPLDPLKSLKDGINIIAEVKKASPSKGVIRDDFDPLQIALEYERAGAWAISVLCEPHYFLGSIEYLGLVRRFVNLPLLRKDFIIDRYQIAQARIYGADMILLIAKALDTKSLIELSNYANELNLTVLMEIHDEEDLEKALQTNAKLIGINHRNLKTFDMDMELSLKLKELIPSDRVVVAESGLYSYNQILSLNQSGIRGFLIGEHFMRQDDIYQAVMDIRGVK from the coding sequence ATGATATTAAATAAGATTATTGATAGAACCAAATTTGATCTTGAGAAGCAAAAACAGAAACTACCATTTAATATATTACAAAAAGCCCTAAGCCACTCACGCAGCCCACTTGATCCGCTTAAAAGCCTTAAAGATGGGATAAATATCATAGCTGAAGTTAAAAAGGCAAGTCCTAGCAAGGGAGTTATAAGGGATGATTTTGATCCACTGCAAATAGCTTTGGAGTATGAAAGAGCCGGAGCGTGGGCGATAAGCGTTTTATGTGAGCCACACTATTTTTTAGGTAGTATTGAGTATTTGGGATTGGTGCGTAGATTTGTGAATTTGCCTTTGCTTAGAAAGGATTTTATCATAGATAGATATCAGATTGCTCAAGCTAGAATTTATGGTGCGGATATGATTTTGTTGATTGCGAAGGCTTTGGATACAAAGAGCTTAATAGAGTTATCAAATTACGCTAATGAGTTAAATTTAACCGTATTAATGGAAATTCACGATGAAGAAGATTTAGAAAAAGCTTTACAAACTAATGCTAAACTTATAGGGATAAATCATAGAAATTTAAAAACCTTTGATATGGATATGGAGCTTAGCTTAAAGTTAAAAGAGCTCATACCATCAGATAGAGTGGTGGTAGCTGAGAGTGGATTATACTCATATAATCAGATTTTGAGCTTAAATCAAAGTGGCATTAGGGGATTTTTGATAGGTGAGCATTTTATGCGTCAAGATGATATATACCAAGCGGTAATGGATATAAGGGGTGTTAAATGA
- a CDS encoding tetratricopeptide repeat protein — MYWRKAVIALAFFLCGCGVGQPHFSTIYDVEDNSDLEIINAYLMVEDGEVAKASDLFYQLYQKSQNEVFLKESAKLALSAKSNSLYKLMDELKGDDAQTLRLKIGYALSIYELKEAKQLAKKLIKKDKSSQNYILLANIYAFEDDKKRAMELYNRAYEIDKSEDNMIRIVSIFNDFLGDNVGATKIANEWINQNGCGQRTCYVLLDLYSNLADFDNMVKIYEKLYLENEASQYLVNALEILLYKEDFKEAKRVLKKYEFNDDLLSQIYAQLGEYKEAYALAEQLYELTDNKDYKAKMAIYKYEFSKTKNIEQIIKLFEESVYELDNSVYYNYYGYILIDHDINIYKGLELVLKAYELNPKSPYIIDSIAWGYYKLKKCDMAIDWIEKIGAEYLKQDEFKSHYNKITKCIKGKK; from the coding sequence ATGTATTGGCGTAAGGCAGTTATAGCTTTAGCTTTTTTCTTATGTGGTTGTGGAGTAGGTCAGCCACATTTTAGCACCATTTATGATGTAGAAGATAATAGCGATTTAGAGATTATCAACGCCTATTTGATGGTAGAAGATGGCGAGGTCGCTAAGGCTAGTGATTTATTCTATCAATTATATCAAAAGAGTCAAAATGAGGTCTTTTTAAAAGAGTCTGCTAAACTAGCTTTAAGTGCAAAATCAAATTCGTTATATAAATTAATGGATGAGCTAAAGGGCGATGATGCTCAAACGCTAAGGCTAAAAATCGGTTATGCTTTGTCAATTTATGAACTCAAAGAGGCTAAGCAGCTTGCTAAAAAGTTAATCAAAAAAGATAAAAGTAGCCAAAATTATATTTTATTAGCTAATATCTATGCTTTTGAAGATGATAAAAAGCGTGCTATGGAGCTATATAACAGAGCATATGAAATTGATAAAAGTGAAGATAATATGATACGTATAGTTAGCATTTTTAATGATTTTTTAGGCGATAATGTTGGGGCTACTAAGATTGCAAATGAGTGGATAAATCAAAATGGTTGTGGTCAAAGAACTTGCTATGTCTTGCTAGATTTATACTCAAATTTAGCTGATTTTGATAATATGGTAAAAATTTATGAAAAGTTATATTTAGAGAATGAAGCTAGTCAGTATCTTGTTAATGCGCTTGAGATTTTGCTATATAAAGAGGATTTTAAAGAGGCCAAAAGAGTGCTTAAAAAGTATGAATTTAACGATGATTTGCTCTCGCAAATTTATGCTCAGCTAGGAGAATATAAAGAGGCCTATGCCTTAGCAGAGCAACTTTATGAGTTAACTGATAACAAAGATTATAAAGCCAAAATGGCGATATATAAGTATGAATTTAGCAAAACTAAAAATATAGAACAGATTATAAAGCTTTTTGAAGAGTCTGTTTATGAACTAGATAATTCAGTATATTATAATTATTATGGATATATATTAATCGATCATGATATTAACATCTATAAAGGTCTTGAATTAGTATTAAAGGCTTATGAGCTAAATCCTAAGTCGCCATATATAATAGACTCAATAGCTTGGGGATATTATAAGCTTAAAAAGTGCGATATGGCTATTGATTGGATAGAAAAAATCGGCGCTGAGTATTTGAAGCAGGATGAATTCAAATCTCATTATAATAAGATTACAAAGTGTATAAAAGGCAAAAAATGA
- a CDS encoding YkgJ family cysteine cluster protein, with the protein MRQDGFNYEFDSSKCDECGGKCCTGESGYIWISEDEIRSLGEYLGYKPELIKEIFLEKFDNKYSIKEKPYQNGWACIFFDEKNKNCSIYEYRPKQCRTFPFWEHFKKNYKELERECIGVRQL; encoded by the coding sequence ATAAGGCAAGATGGGTTTAATTATGAGTTTGACTCTAGCAAATGCGATGAGTGCGGTGGTAAATGTTGCACTGGCGAGAGTGGATATATATGGATTAGTGAAGATGAGATTAGAAGTTTGGGTGAGTATTTAGGCTATAAGCCAGAGCTTATTAAAGAGATATTTTTAGAAAAATTTGATAATAAGTATAGTATTAAAGAAAAACCATATCAAAATGGCTGGGCGTGTATATTTTTTGATGAGAAAAATAAAAATTGCTCTATATATGAGTATAGACCTAAGCAGTGTAGAACCTTCCCATTTTGGGAGCATTTTAAAAAAAATTATAAAGAGTTGGAGAGAGAATGTATTGGCGTAAGGCAGTTATAG
- a CDS encoding tRNA1(Val) (adenine(37)-N6)-methyltransferase, whose translation MSQLELYQLENGYRYNSDTLFLYDFISASKLRGDILDVGCGCGILGLLVARDSSVILKGIDINPINVQISQYNASVNGITAEFITGDFSEFKSEIKFDFIISNPPFYHFGVTKSQNKHIANSRYNDSLSLEQFLAGANRNLKPKGVLYFCYDAKQIGWILALLVKFKLNLTKLRFVHSKRGQNAKLALFEAKKSSKSMCEILPPLVVFDKDEFSIETKEIFKRANTISKVYK comes from the coding sequence ATGAGTCAGCTTGAGCTTTATCAGCTTGAAAATGGGTATAGATATAATAGCGATACTCTATTTTTATATGATTTTATCAGCGCTAGCAAGCTTAGGGGTGATATTTTAGATGTTGGATGCGGATGTGGGATTTTAGGGCTTTTGGTTGCTCGTGATAGCAGTGTAATCTTAAAAGGTATAGATATAAACCCTATAAATGTACAAATTAGCCAGTATAATGCTAGTGTAAATGGTATTACTGCAGAGTTTATCACAGGAGATTTTAGCGAGTTTAAAAGTGAGATTAAATTTGATTTTATCATCTCTAATCCGCCATTTTATCACTTTGGAGTAACAAAAAGCCAAAATAAACATATAGCAAACTCAAGATATAATGACTCTTTAAGTCTTGAGCAATTTTTAGCTGGGGCTAATAGAAATCTAAAACCAAAAGGTGTGCTATATTTTTGCTATGATGCAAAGCAAATTGGATGGATTTTAGCATTATTGGTTAAATTTAAACTAAATTTAACAAAGCTTAGATTTGTCCATTCTAAAAGAGGTCAAAACGCTAAACTAGCACTATTTGAGGCTAAAAAAAGTAGTAAATCTATGTGCGAGATTTTGCCACCTTTGGTGGTTTTTGATAAAGATGAATTTAGCATAGAGACAAAAGAGATTTTTAAAAGAGCAAATACTATAAGTAAGGTTTATAAGTGA